From one Plasmodium chabaudi chabaudi strain AS genome assembly, chromosome: 4 genomic stretch:
- a CDS encoding ras-related protein RAB7, putative, with protein sequence MSNKKRTILKVIILGDSGVGKTSLMNQYVNKKFTNQYKATIGADFLTKETVVDNEQLTMQIWDTAGQERFQSLGVAFYRGADCCVLVFDLTNYKTYESLESWKDEFLIQASPKDPENFPFVIIGNKVDETNKRKVQSVKVLQWCKANNNIPYFETSAKNAINVDQAFDEIARKAMKQELQEEQIYLPETFSLNSQNDQKIYKSRCC encoded by the exons atgtcaaataaaaagagaACCATTTTAAAAGTTATCATTCTTGGGGATAGTGG TGTTGGAAAAACATCATTAATGAATCAATacgtaaataaaaagtttacGAACCAATACAAAGCTACaa ttggAGCagattttttaacaaaGGAAACAGTAGTTGACAATGAGCAATTAACTATGCAG ATATGGGATACAGCAGGGCAGGAGCGCTTTCAAAGTTTAGGCGTGGCTTTTTATAGAGGAGCAGACTGTTGTGTCTTAGTTTTTGATTTAACAAATTACAAAACTTATGAATCTTTAGAATCTTGGAAAGATGAATTTCTAATACaa GCAAGTCCAAAGGATCCTGAAAATTTCCCCTTTGTTATAATTGGAAATAAAGTTGATGAAAcgaataaaagaaaa gTTCAATCTGTAAAAGTTTTGCAATGGTGTAaagcaaataataatataccaTACTTTGAGACAAGTGCCAAAAATGCAATTAACGTTGATCAAGCATTTGATGAAATAGCAAGAAAGGCTATGAAACAAGAACTTCAAGAAGAGCAAAT ATATCTACCCGAAACCTTTAGTCTAAATAGCCAAAAtgatcaaaaaatatacaaaagcCGCTGTTGttaa
- a CDS encoding protein RER1, putative — MEEAEVPIPDLLKKLINTHNYYIDKTTLYLKTRWFSLLGLFIVYVLRVYYVTGFYVVSYALSIFLLNLFLRFLTPHNIEEIYEQYENENNGLLLPMKQTNEQKRDNNPDDKKEFRPFLRKLNEFKFWLYSTRAILLSIVCTFFPFLDIPVFWPLLLFYFICLFLATMKEQIKNMVRFKYLPFNTSTKQTYGSIVRGHGRNK, encoded by the exons atggaagaaGCTGAAGTACCTATTCccgatttattaaaaaaactaatTAACACGCACAACTATTATATAGACAAAACAActttatatttgaaaacCAGATGGTTTTCATTACTGGGGttatttattgtatatgTACTTAGAGTTTATTATGTAACCGGATTTTATGTTGTATCGTATGCATTatcgatttttttgttaaatttatttttaagatTTTTAACCCCCCACAATATtgaagaaatatatgaGCAGTATGAAAATGAGAATAATGGATTATTGCTTCCTATGAAACAAACCAACGAACAAAAAAGAGATAATAATCCTGATGacaaaaaagaatttaGACCATTTTTAAGgaaattaaatgaatttaaattttggtTATATTCAACGAGAGCTATTTTGTTATCAATAGTTTGCACATTTTTCCCATTTTTAGACATACCTGTATTCTGGCCcttattacttttttattttatatgtttatttttggcTACTATGAAggaacaaattaaaaatatggtcagatttaaatatttaccCTTTAACAcat CTACCAAGCAAACTTATGGTTCCATTGTTCGAGGGCATGgaagaaacaaataa
- a CDS encoding CIR protein yields MSYKQACNIFRDVDNQFNGKSINVEQFNTNSGLYAQYCPVKQGSKRCVTDYEKLNAISGHAFMELTKNNKINLYSGHDPSIDFLVMGWCHRLYKISKDYKLPLKNSLEEYLGKSIGSFNYRGILFSKKHLMDSNIAIMNMLYLLFQKICETINIYEAHNAKPHEYINKGLECHAIYDNLSKSVNQCGPYLKLLEHLKTIYNAFIKDAIKKNSHDKAICDQLIEFPSIDTKKFGSEFKRTECKKLHQMLEKNVPMLKDESQEEHDEFSTLMGLLVSDDKDSDGDENNDGNNDLGNTKNPPEDLSKQLKSLEEHPPSSNQGISHDDSSKQDDKPEEKNIETENNNKGAVNTDSELGGHEEDSNNTKVELTDGNNASTTIKNENEDIKDKASIGENDTKDSIVDTSDQKQSSNIQQEGSGEEHDDSEKTKNTVNILHNIKNKLGNPSTLLMEMATDNVNNLYYTTLSNLENAYDKFSASTKTLIDQVSEQYQKHSTPTKETIPPPYNKESEPQMPPSSSRDQSPDQSRDQSPDQSTDKPANKSADKPTGQPTNQNVESINPNSLMTTPVNEPSIHLDRKEESIQKVIHPGNIFKVGIPNYVIAIVISIPIILLIMYKYLSYWRTKKSKGKTKMKKVINLVGVDKTKKTAIN; encoded by the exons ATGAGCTACAAACAAGCG tgtaatatatttcgtGATGTTGATAACCAGTTCAATGGTAAATCTATTAATGTGGAACAATTTAACACTAACTCTGGATTATACGCTCAGTATTGCCCTGTAAAACAAGGATCTAAAAGATGTGTCACtgattatgaaaaattgaACGCTATTTCTGGACATGCATTTATggaattaacaaaaaataataagataAACCTATATAGTGGACATGATCCAAGTATTGATTTTTTGGTTATGGGATGGTGTCAtagattatataaaatatcaaaagATTATAAATTACCCCTAAAAAATTCACTTGAGGAATATTTAGGTAAATCTATAGGGAGTTTTAATTATCGGGGCATCTTATTTAGTAAAAAGCATTTGATGGATTCTAACATTGCGATTATGAATATGctttatcttttatttcagAAAATTTGTGAaacaattaatatatatgaagcACATAATGCAAAACCGCACGAATACATAAACAAAGGCTTGGAATGTCATgctatatatgataatcTTTCTAAATCTGTTAATCAGTGTGGTCCGTATCTTAAATTATTGGAgcatttaaaaacaatatataatgcttttataaaagatgctattaaaaaaaatagccaCGATAAAGCCATATGTGATCAGCTTATAGAATTTCCATCGATAGACACAAAAAAGTTTGGATCTGAATTCAAACGTACAGAATGCAAAAAATTGCATCAAAtgttagaaaaaaatgtaccAATGCTTAAAGACGAGTCACAAGAGGAACACGATGAATTTAGTACTTTAATGGGATTATTAGTTTCTGATGATAAGGATTCCGATGGAGATGAAAATAACGATGGAAATAATGACTTGGGAAATACTAAGAATCCCCCAGAAGATTTATCGAAGCAACTAAAATCTTTAGAAGAGCACCCCCCTAGTAGTAATCAAGGAATTTCACATGATGATTCCTCAAAACAGGATGATAAAccagaagaaaaaaatattgaaacagaaaataataacaaggGGGCAGTAAATACAGATAGTGAATTGGGAGGACATGAGGAAGATTCAAACAATACAAAAGTCGAATTAACTGACGGAAATAACGCGTCAACAACTATAaagaatgaaaatgaagataTTAAAGATAAAGCAAGCATTGGAGAAAATGATACAAAAGATTCAATAGTTGATACAAGTGATCAAAAACAAAGTTCAAATATTCAACAAGAAGGCTCAGGAGAAGAACATGATGATTCTGAGAAAACCAAAAACactgtaaatattttacataatattaaaaataaattaggAAACCCTAGTACATTGCTTATGGAAATGGCTACTGATAACgtaaataatttgtattatacAACATTGTctaatttagaaaatgcTTACGATAAATTTAGTGCATCTACTAAAACACTTATCGATCAAGTAAGTGAACAATACCAAAAGCATTCAACACCTACAAAAGAAACGATTCCCCCAccatataataaagaatcTGAACCCCAAATGCCCCCTTCCTCATCAAGAGACCAATCACCAGATCAATCAAGAGACCAATCACCAGATCAATCAACAGATAAACCAGCAAATAAATCAGCAGATAAACCAACAGGCCAACCAACAAATCAAAATGTGGAATCCATAAATCCCAATAGTCTAATGACAACCCCAGTGAATGAACCAAGCATTCATTTGGATAGAAAAGAAGAAAGTATACAGAAAGTAATACATCcaggaaatatatttaaagtaGGTATACCAAATTACGTTATAGCTATAGTTATTTCAATACCCATTATCttattaattatgtataag tatttatcatattggcggacaaaaaaatcgaaaggaaaaacaaaaatgaaaaaggtTATAAATTTGGTTGGTGTAGATAAAACGAAAAAGACAGCTATaaattaa
- a CDS encoding CIR protein has translation MSAHVCRIFQSLYNELPDDGDEPKRENGAVVLYETYCPINDSGNQQCNSNLDKIIAGFGYLLPQLFGNVDNEEDHEDQEDNYVYYALLWVSYKLQQLNKNNDKPIGLNEFFNKHIAKGDWYEEFKEQIESKIHLVDKEIDIDLMSDVYYIFKQMCGGLSNQEDDFNYLEDFSTYYYSVKICAEKLKKSSNNGNADISDDQYLAIYDMLHHVYADFRKDYLKNNPECDKIPDLPNFKEIEVTPEPDLDEPDLDELDPQENTNEDPETQDGDVDNIPICPDSEFEDPEIEETVVELENFDIEEEVCIENWAPESPNFETELPIFEAQIFDFHIELPKFETELPIIEDEIPKLEPEHLNFEIGLPKPEPKLPDFIGGLEVSDMEVGYPIAPENLFFIDTGFSKLEDDLSIYEVKYSDLESNPPNIVDELYVPENELSYPMVKPEIIDFELPDLNIEQNDSDNQSQPHQINILTFDDPFKNPENFSDNIMCKLYGPKSVYCNRIVCNRIKIGVIALSIPIILVFIYKYFPWKRTKKPKKTKKMKKVVNLLDRKKTKTIGINSIDDKKTMQITINSDDKKKTTKKIIDSNDKEKTPKRIINSNDKEKTAKRIISSNNGKTTLLFNIYKQMQLSPMPFIHLFMLLIFFIFKRKKDSIE, from the exons ATGTCTGCTCATgtg TGTAGAATATTTCAGagtttatataatgaattacCAGATGATGGTGACGAACCAAAGCGAGAAAATGGTGCAGTTGTATTATACGAAACTTATTGCCCTATAAATGACAGCGGAAATCAACAATGCAATTCTAATCTTGATAAAATTATCGCTGGGTTTGGATATTTATTACCGCAATTATTTGGTAATGTTGATAATGAAGAGGATCATGAAGATCAGGAAGacaattatgtatattacgCGTTGTTGTGGGTAAGTTATAAATTACaacaattaaataaaaataatgataaaccTATTGGtttaaatgaattttttaataaacatatagCAAAGGGTGATTGGTACGAAGAATTTAAAGAACAGATTGAAAGCAAAATCCATTTGGTTGATAAAGAAATTGATATTGATCTTATGAGTGACGtctattacatatttaaacaaATGTGTGGAGGACTTTCTAATCAAGAAGATGATTTTAATTACTTAGAAGATTTCTCgacttattattattctgttaaaatttgtgctgaaaagttaaaaaaaagtagtaATAATGGTAACGCTGACATAAGCGATGACCAATATCTTGCTATATATGATATGTTGCACCACGTTTATGCTGATTTTCGTAaggattatttaaaaaataatccgGAATGTGATAAAATTCCGGATTTACCtaattttaaagaaataGAAGTTACACCTGAACCCGATTTGGATGAACCCGATTTGGATGAACTAGATCCACAGGAAAATACGAATGAAGACCCAGAAACACAGGATGGTGATGTAGATAATATACCAATATGTCCTGATAGTGAATTCGAAGATCCAGAAATCGAGGAAACTGTAGTGGAATTAGAGAATTTCGATATTGAAGAAGAAGTATGTATAGAAAATTGGGCACCTGAATCACCAAATTTTGAGACTGAGTTACCAATATTTGAAGCACaaatttttgattttcatATTGAATTACCCAAATTTGAGACTGAATTACCAATTATTGAGGATGAAATACCAAAACTCGAACCAGAACATTTAAACTTTGAGATTGGATTACCAAAACCTGAGCCTAAATTACCAGATTTTATTGGTGGACTAGAAGTTTCAGATATGGAGGTCGGATATCCAATTGCCCCTGAAaatctttttttcataGATACTGGATTCTCGAAATTAGAAGATGATTTATCAATTTATGAGGTTAAATATTCAGATTTAGAAAGCAATCCCCCAAATATCGTCGATGAATTATATGTTCcagaaaatgaattatcATATCCAATGGTGAAACCAGAAATTATAGATTTTGAATTGCCAGATTTAAATATTGAGCAAAATGATTCTGATAATCAATCACAGCCACatcaaattaatatattaacatttgACGATCCATTCAAGAATCCAGAAAATTTCTCAGACAATATTATGTGCAAACTATATGGACCCAAATCAGTATATTGTAATAGGATTGTATGTAATAGGATAAAAATTGGAGTTATAGCTCTTTCAATTCCTATTATTTtggtatttatatataag TATTTTCCATGGAAGAGGACAAAAAAACCAAagaagacaaaaaaaatgaaaaaagttGTAAATTTACTtgatagaaaaaaaacaaaaacgATAGGCATAAATTCAattgatgataaaaaaacgatGCAAATAACTATAAATTCTGacgataaaaaaaaaacaacaaaaaaaattatagattccaatgataaagaaaaaacaccaaaaagaattataaattccaatgataaagaaaaaacggCAAAAAGAATTATAAGTTCGAATAATGGAAAAACAACACTATTAttcaatatatacaaacagATGCAGCTAAGCCCTATGccttttattcatttatttatgttactgattttttttatttttaaaagaaaaaaagattCTATAGAATAG
- a CDS encoding CIR protein, producing the protein MNKNVCKLFIDVDKSFKKGTGNVNTFDNTYTKYCPEEGCNTNYDKISALCEYLLEELPKIDDKQKGSEHNVYRDYEYIFMWLADKFLKITPDHSYTLNEYYDEVIANNDGNFNCWGKFDNKKHFKYSNISIMSVFYQLFMNICNAVVENDISKLETKKFMMIDHNYCQIYELINSDFSDCDPYVQLFINLKNIYDKYRNLAIKQIPKDQHDSVNSLTRPEINNKDNEPQLKFQSNGCKELHLRFYKLRIKRKPKKKPRILKSPSNGLKIKKDAEKNKGFPQNTGQSTIKENQSLEPKTSGIPQNGNTQVQTLSKSPENIQEGSPNNNPVSSNGKDASKDTGSVSENHVDKPEIAKKMSKGDISLPENPPPVQHDAPLFQLPDTGSDPKKSIKQENLQNFTLQNQDEPSKTKTTNSPSLENSESESLNFEKIIDYSVEIFKIYSSLFNSTVNIIEDYIQNIVLSKISDIVDKITKYQQIIQTINFPKDQIQTVNDHQKSPEKSQKEKVEQSTKITKKTTGSLGDVSSKLMNEPENNVIGLNDNIKRLMSFKFEGYKAVVITLIVVSIPIVLAIMYKYLYYRCGKKPKKKKKVKKIINSIDGKNTEKTVINLIGGKNITIQNIKFSSPKTTSLNAYKHIFSNSAPFINLFFLLIFFVYKRKYNSL; encoded by the exons ATGAACAAAAATGtg tgcaaattatttattgatGTTGATAAGAGTTTTAAAAAGGGAACTGGCAATGTAAATACATTTGATAACAcgtatacaaaatattgtCCTGAAGAAGGATGTAATActaattatgataaaattagCGCTTTATGTGAATATTTACTTGAAGAATTGCCAAAAATTGACGATAAACAAAAGGGTAGTGAACATAATGTTTATCGGGATTAtgaatacatttttatgtgGCTAGCTGACAAATTTCTCAAGATAACTCCTGACCATTCCTACACATTAAATGAGTATTATGATGAGGTTATAGCTAATAATGACGGTAATTTTAATTGTTGGGgaaaatttgataataaaaaacatttcaAGTACAGTAACATTTCTATTATGTCTgtattttatcaattatttatgaatatatgtaatgCAGTGGTGGAAAATGACATATCCAAACtagaaacaaaaaaatttatgatgATTGATCATAATTATTGTCAAATATATGAGTTAATTAACTCGGATTTTTCTGATTGTGATCCATATGTTCAAttgtttattaatttaaaaaatatatatgataaatatagaaactTAGCTATCAAGCAAATTCCAAAAGATCAACATGATAGTGTAAATTCTTTAACTCGTCcggaaataaataataaagataatgaACCACAATTAAAATTTCAAAGTAATGGGTGTAAAGAGTTGCATTTACGTTTTTACAAACTTCGAATCAAACGTAAACCAAAAAAGAAACCGAGGATATTAAAATCCCCATCAAATggtttaaaaattaaaaaggatGCAGAAAAGAATAAAGGATTCCCCCAAAATACGGGGCAATCTACTATAAAGGAAAACCAATCATTAGAACCTAAAACATCAGGCATTCCACAAAATGGTAATACACAAGTTCAAACATTGTCAAAATCGCCAGAAAATATTCAAGAAGGGTCaccaaataataatccTGTTTCATCAAATGGTAAAGACGCATCAAAAGACACGGGAAGTGTATCAGAAAATCATGTAGATAAACCAGAAAtcgcaaaaaaaatgtcaaAAGGGGATATATCACTACCAGAAAATCCGCCACCAGTGCAACATGATGCACCGTTATTTCAATTGCCAGATACTGGAAGTGATCcaaaaaaatcaattaaACAGGAAAACTTACAAAATTTCACATTACAGAATCAAGACGAACCCTCTAAAACAAAAACCACAAATTCTCCATCATTAGAAAATTCGGAGAGCGAATCATTAAATTTCGAGAAGATTATAGATTATTCTGTagaaattttcaaaatatatagttcACTATTTAATAGTACCgttaatattattgaagattatatacaaaatatagtaTTGTCTAAGATTAGTGATATTGTTGATAAGATTACCAAATATCaacaaattatacaaaCGATAAATTTCCCAAAAGACCAAATTCAAACAGTAAATGATCACCAAAAATCTCCTGAAAAAtcacaaaaagaaaaagtagAACAATCAACAAAAAttactaaaaaaacaacAGGAAGTTTGGGTGATGTATCATCAAAGCTAATGAATGAACcagaaaataatgtaataggattaaatgataatataaagagATTGATGtcatttaaatttgaaGGATATAAAGCGGTTGTTATAACACTCATAGTTGTTTCAATACCCATCGTTTTAGCAATTATGTATAAG tatttatattatagatGTGGAAAAAAAccgaagaagaaaaaaaaggtaaaaaaaattataaattcaattgatggaaaaaatacTGAAAAGAcagttataaatttaattggtggaaaaaatataacgatacaaaatataaaattttcctCCCCCAAAACAACATCATTAAATGCAtacaaacatatattttcaaattctgctccatttattaatttattttttttgttaattttttttgtttataaaagaaaatataattctttatag
- a CDS encoding CIR protein, translating to MDKNVCKLFIDVDKLFTKGSVNETLFNDSYKNFCPKGGCNTNYDRIGALCEYLLEELSKNDDKQKGDNNNVNQNYEYVFMWLAAKFLNITHDVSFSLNDYYEKFIVNQGGHFNCWGKLDNKEYLKDSNLSIMSVFYQLFMNICKAVVENEISKLETKKFMMIDYNYYQIYDLINSQFSSCDPYVQLLINLKKLYDEYRNLAIKQIPKDQHDTVNSLTCPEINNNDNQPNLQFQSNGCKELHDFFRQISRKRKPKRPSKGSKSSSNYSKTKKNETKSNKGELKKTTSDAEKNERSQKNTDQSTIKENPPSEPKVPESKAPDIPQNGNAQTQTSSKSPEKIQEGSPNHNPVSSDAKDTPKDMGSISENSVNQSTTPKNISKGDISLSKKPQAQQQNVPLPQFPEPIDKKIQLKPENKAVDSNDKFPGTGINQEKSIKQENLPNSTSQHQEENPKTKNTDSPSAQPTDMQKSMDENQKPSDSLSLENSEIESSIFETIIDYSVEIFKIYSSLFNSTVNIIEDYIQDIVLSKISDIVDKITRYQQIIQTINFPKNQIQAVNDQQKEKVEQPTKSTEGTQVSSDGMSSKLVNEPGNYIMGLNGNISKLLSFNFEGYKVAIMGLMAVSIPIVLIIMYKYLYYGCGKTSKKKKIVKKIINSNNEKRRTKKVISPIDGKRTLKTVINPNDRKNTATTVINLIGGKNIMIQSIKSSFHQAISLNAYKHIFSNSAPFINLFFLLIFFVYKGKYISL from the exons ATGGACAAAAATGtg tgcaaattatttattgatGTTGATAAGCTTTTTACCAAGGGAAGTGTCAATGAAACACTATTTAATGACTcgtataaaaatttttgtcCTAAAGGAGGATGTAATACTAATTATGATAGAATTGGTGCCTTGTGTGAATATTTACTTGAagaattatcaaaaaatgatgataaacaAAAGGgggataataataatgttaatCAGAATTATGAATACGTTTTTATGTGGCTAGCTGCCAAATTCCTTAACATAACTCATGATGTTTCCTTCAGTTTAAAtgattattatgaaaagtTTATAGTTAATCAGGGAGGTCATTTTAATTGCTGGGGAAAATTGgataataaagaatatcTGAAGGATAGTAATCTTTCTATTATGTCTgtattttatcaattatttatgaatatatgtaaaGCAGTGGtggaaaatgaaatatccAAACtcgaaacaaaaaaatttatgatgattgattataattattatcaaatcTATGATTTAATTAACTCACAGTTTTCTAGTTGTGATCCATATGTTCAATTATtgattaatttaaaaaaattatatgatgaaTATAGAAACTTAGCTATCAAGCAAATTCCAAAAGATCAACATGATACTGTAAATTCTTTAACTTGTCcggaaataaataataatgataatcaGCCAAATTTACAATTTCAAAGTAATGGATGTAAAGAATTGCACGATTTTTTTCGGCAAATTAGCAGAAAACGCAAACCAAAAAGACCGTCGAAGGGATCAAAATCCTCATcaaattattcaaaaactaaaaaaaatgaaacaaaaagtaataagggtgaattaaaaaaaaccaCGAGTGATGCAGAAAAGAATGAAAGGTCTCAAAAGAATACGGACCAGTCTACTATAAAGGAAAACCCACCATCAGAACCTAAAGTGCCAGAATCCAAAGCACCGGATATTCCACAAAATGGTAATGCACAAACTCAAACATCGTCAAAATCGCCAGAAAAAATTCAAGAAGGGTCACCAAATCATAACCCTGTTTCATCCGATGCTAAAGACACACCAAAAGACATGGGGAGTATATCAGAAAATAGTGTAAATCAATCAACAAccccaaaaaatatatcaaaaggGGATATATCACTATCAAAAAAACCTCAAGCACAGCAACAAAATGTACCATTACCTCAATTCCCAGAGccaattgataaaaaaatacaattaaaaCCTGAGAATAAAGCAGTAGAttcaaatgataaatttcCAGGTACTGGAATTAATCAAGAAAAATCAATTAAACAGGAAAATTTACCAAATAGCACATCACAACATCAAGAGGAAAACCctaaaacaaaaaacacAGATTCTCCATCAGCCCAACCAACAGATATGCAAAAATCAATGGATGAAAACCAAAAACCTTCAGATTCTCTATCATTAGAAAATTCAGAGATTGAATCATCAATTTTCGAGACGATTATAGATTATTCTGTagaaattttcaaaatatatagttcACTATTTAATAGTACCgttaatattattgaaGATTATATACAAGATATAGTATTGTCTAAGATTAGTGATATTGTTGATAAGATTACCAGATATCaacaaattatacaaacgataaattttccaaaaaaCCAAATTCAAGCAGTAAATGATcaacaaaaagaaaaagtagAACAACCAACAAAAAGTACTGAAGGAACCCAAGTAAGTTCGGATGGCATGTCATCAAAGTTAGTGAATGAACCAGGGAATTATATAATGGGAttaaatggaaatataagCAAATTGCTgtcatttaattttgaaGGATATAAAGTAGCTATTATGGGACTCATGGCTGTTTCAATACCTATcgttttaataattatgtataag tatttatattatggaTGTGGAAAAACCtcgaagaagaaaaaaattgtaaaaaaaattataaattcaaataatgaaaaaagaagGACAAAAAAGGTTATAAGCCCAATTGATGGGAAAAGGACTTTAAAGACAGTTATAAATCCAAATGATAGAAAAAATACTGCAACGAcagttataaatttaattggtggaaaaaatataatgatacaAAGTATAAAATCATCCTTTCACCAAGCAATATCATTAAATGCATACAAACATATCTTTTCAAATTCTGCtccatttattaatttattttttttgttaattttttttgtttataaaggaaaatatatttctttatag